A segment of the Anopheles cruzii chromosome 2, idAnoCruzAS_RS32_06, whole genome shotgun sequence genome:
GTGCCGCCGCAGCTAGTCGCCCAGCGCCgtacaacgacgacgaaccgacCCAAATGCATTTGTCtcgtgtgcagcagcagtgccgcTGGTTTCGCTAATCGAAAGCAAGCCCAATGCTGTGTCCTTCCGCCGGCATTTAGTGCAGCTGACCGTTGAACCTCTGCAAGCCGACCGTTGAAAATTTGCCTCAAAGCTGGCCGATTCGGATTGGTAAATGCGctaaaacgacgacgacgatccctTTACTCTGTCCGGTACGTGGTGAGTGGAAGATACAAACGGAACGTCCTTTTGTTGTGCTTTTCGGAACACCGTTAAGCGTGAAGCAGCAAGGAATCGGATGTAAGCACTTACCGTTGGACTTTGTTTTGCGATCCATAGATACTCaatttcgattattttccAGCTTTTTCTCGCGACCTTTGCCGGTAAATTTTTGCTGTGCTCGTAGAAATCGCTGAGAGCTTCAGTGTCCGGTCAGCAACATGGCTACCGTTAACGTGAATCGTAATGTCACCGACATCTTCTACCGTTACAAGATGCCCCGCATCAACGCAAAGGTAGAAGGTAAGGGCAATGGCATCAAGACGGTCATCGTCAACATGGCGGAAGTGGCCCGAGCCATCGGTCGCCCGGCAACCTATCCGACCAAGTACTTCGGTTGCGAGCTGGGAGCCCAGACGCAGTTTGACTACAAGGTAGGGTTGCAAGTTTGCTTTCGATACCCGCCcaatctttctttcgtttaatattgcattttttttttgcattatcATAGAACGAACGATTCATTGTGAATGGTTCGCACGATGCGACGAAGCTGCAGGACCTGCTGGATGGTTTCATTCGCAAGTTCGTCCTGTGCCCGGAGTGTGACAATCCCGAAACCGATCTGATCGTGTCGTCAAAGAAGGGAACCATTGCTCAGGGCTGCAAGGCGTGCGGTTTCCACGGCCCGCTCGAGGTGAACCACAAGGTGAACACGTTCATAATCAAGAATCCGCCGAACGTGAACCCGGCCAGCCAGGGCGCGTCGCTCACCGAGGGCAAACGCAGCAAGCGTGCGAAGAAGGTGGGCGAAAACGGGGAAGAGTCTGCCGGCAATCTGAACACGACCAATGGTGGCGCAGATGAGGCGAACGGTGACGAATCACCGAACGAATCGATGTCGACCTCGGCGATTACGGCGACTGTGAAAACCCACGAGGAAGAAGACGTCAGCTGGACGGTGGACACGTCGGAAGAAGCGGTACGGGCCCGGATGCAGGATCTGACTGATGGCGCAAAGAACATGACCGTGTCGGATGATTTTGACAAGACGGAAAAGGAACGGATGGACATCTTCTACGTGCTGGTGAAGCGCAAGCGAGACGCTGGCGAGTTGGACAACGTGCAGGTACACAAGGAGCTGGTGACCGAGGCGAGTCGGTTGGACATTCAGTCAAAGGCCacgctggtgctggcggaGTTGCTGTTTTCGGCCAATATCATCCAGGAGGTGCGCAAGTACCGCAACCTTTTGCTGCGCTTCACTCACGAGGACAAAAAGGCACAGAAGTACTTTATCGGCGGTTTGGAGCAGATCATCTCGCTGCACGCCGAAGAGCTGATGCCGAAGGTGCCCGGCATTCTGAAGCTGTTCTACGACAGTGACGTCCTGGACGAGAAAGTGATCCTGGACTGGTCGCAGAAAGTGAGCAAGAAGTACGTGTCGAAGGAGATTGCTGGCCAGATTCACGAGCGTGCCAAGCCCTTCATCCAATGGCTGCAGGAAGCGGAGGAAGAGGAATCGTCCGAGGATGAGAACGATTCGGATGTGGAGATCGAGTACGACGACCGCGCTAAGGTTGACTCGTTGCGCAAGGGGCCGGCAAAGCCGGACCCGAAGaaggcggccgctgccgccgtgcagcatgacgacgaggacggtgATGATCTTAACATTGACGATATCTAAGAAGCGCACACCATTCGTCTCGTTTTTACACGGCCCATCGTTCGCCTTTTCGTCTTTTGTCCCCGGCACACCATGTCACTCGAGCAGGCACAATTTAAGTGTTGTCACTGCTCCGTTAACCCCGAACAATACCGTTCGGGCGAGGGGAGCATCTTGCCCTAGATTGGTCGACATTTGGCAAattccattgttttgttttttcctttgcaaaacaacaaaattgatttttttcaacaatCCGCATCCATTGCGCACCGTATACTACACAGCTTCTGTATTGTGCTTATATATCAACCATTTTGCACGCACCCCCCACAcggtttgaattttgtttacTCCCAGTATCATCTGCATTAAACTAAAACCCCTAGAACGGTTCACATTGGcaagaaaaaagggcaaatTTAGCTTTCTTCGCATCAAAACGTTTTCGAAGAACATCCACACGGAGGTTCTGTGGCTGGTGGCCAGTCTAAGTGCGGCTTACATCGCCGCACCCTACCGGGCAATACCTTTTGTTCTGCATCGTCTTCTACTTCCTATGTTAGATACAATAATAAACCAATAAGcaagaaaaaccaataaacattataattgcaattaaaatgcTACGTCGCGCAGTTGCGTTTGTGTTTACCATGTGTTTACAGTGTTTGGGTTTGGCAgttttttgcataaattggCCTCAAATCTGGTCAGCAAAATGTTCTGGTTACCGCAAAATGTGCTGATTTTCGATGAAAATTTTTTAACTGATTAAAAATACATGAAGTATATTGAAAAACATGTGAGAAATGGTTCACAACTAAGAGGAAAACTTAAAAACTATCTGAATTCCGATCATGGCAAATCTGCGGTCTTTTGCGATCATGGCAAATGGAATAGAACGAGAACGATGTTTGAAACGTTCATTCGACGGCTGTGCCAATAGATCGGTTGTGAACCGAACCTTAATTATACCTACCGAGAGTGGGTAATGCTTTGCGAACATTGTCTTGCCACCTTAACTCTCCATGCGGCTAATAACGTTGGTAAACGTAGCAGTATCGTTGCTCTACCCCATCTCAGTATCTTATCGGTGTTCATCTCGCGATCATACGTAAATATTGGCGAATTAGAGGTTTGCTCGCAGTTCGCTCTCGCCATTTCGTTCAGTCGAGCCTCGCCAAACTTGCAATGCAACGGGAAGAGTTTAACATCGAGACAAGCAGTAGGGCGGAACGAAATGGACCTCAAATTGTAGCATCAAACGACGCGGAAGACGATCATGGGTGGTCGAGGAAGCGCTTTGTACCGCAACCGTGCGGGGTTTTGCGCCATCAGGTGTTTGTTGGAATACTGATAGCGATCGTGCTCGGAATCATATTCATCTGCGTCGCGTTTATGATAGCGTTCGAGAACGAAGAGCAGCTCGTGGCCACCGTTGATCTTCACTCCGTGAAGCTGCCGCCAGGTAAGCAGGAATTGAAGAATTTGATTTCGTTTGCGTCGCCCCCCTGTATCACGTTGTTCTCCGCATTTGTAGCCCAAGCCGTTTGGTTTGCGGCCAATCTGGACGAGCTCTACAACGCAGTGCGCGTTTCGCAAAATGCACGACGGGCGAAAAACGTGGTGCTGTTCGTCGCCCTCAACCAAACACGACACGGGCCGTCGTCGGAACTGGACTATCGGCCGGTGTGGGAGAGTTTCCCGCATTTGGCGTTGCTGCGTGCTGCGCAAGGGCAACGCGAACCGTTCGATCCGACAGCCATTTTCTGTGGCATTGAAACGCAACCCCAAACGCTCGGCTTGGATTCGTCCGTCCAGGGACCTTGGGATGTGTGTGTCGAAGGTGGCGGGGGCATCAACGAAACGCAACGCGCGTCGTCGATCGTAGATTGGGCACAGGCCGTTGGCCGTCGTACCGGGCTGGTAACGAACGGCGAGATCGTACACGCGTTCCCAGCGTCCCTCTATGCTCACACACCCAACACGGACTGGACTTATGCGTCGCCCGACTCGAAACGCTGCGAAACGATACAATCGCAGCTAAGCGGCGGTTCAACGGGAAGGCAGCTCAACGTCATCGCTGGCTCGATGCAAGGTTGTCCCGGGGCCGGAGATTGCCAGCGAGCCTTCGAGCGGCGGTgggaaaatcaaaaacagGACGAAGGTGAAGAGTACAGGGTGTGCACGGACAGTGTTACCGATCTCCTAACCGTGGACGAAGTACCCAAGCATGCGCTTGCATTGTACGATCAACAAACGCTAGCGGCAAAGGGATCATTCCACGATCTCACAGTAGGCGCGGTCCGGATGATGGACAGCTCGGAAGGATTCCTGCTAATTGCCATTGTTGACCCTAGCGTGGCGGTTTCTCTGACCGAACTCGATTCTACGGTGCAGGAAACGTTGCGAAAGCTAAGGTGAGCGCATTACACACCCAATGTAGTCTTTTATCTCTAACCATTTCGTCTGATTTCAGTGATTCTCGAGACGATAGTTTAGTGGTTGTTATTACCGCGAGTTCCGGCGACCGTTGGGCTGCCGTGCATGCCACAGGCCCAATGGCGCATCTGTTGCACCGCGTGCACAATCAAACTTACGTGGCCCACTTCGTGTCGTACGCCGCACGGATAGGTCGATTCCGCGACACGGACTTGGCCAATTTTGTGTTGGAGATTTTTTAGTCTACCTGTTACCGACAGCCGccgatatcggtagagccagctagccgccagccagccagctagcttgcatgccaggctgcaaacaagctgaagacccgcatacgagccaagagagatgatcaccgatcgactcacgagtgagagagatcatccccagtgaacaattttgagtgcccgaggtacccctcggcctgaggaagggatgaggaaggctgaaaccgaacgcccctctgcctgcggcaaagacgagagggggcgggcgcgacgctcgctgcagtgagcaggccggctcatgagggtccgctcgtgggcagcggcggaaaagagtggaggaaaccacgagagaagagagttccacgcgcgagcttgtgggtttcatttacccggagagggaagggaGGAAGGGCCGAGCGTCGAGTCGGACACGAGCgtgtggaagacgaacgaatgcgggaaagggaaaggaatagaaaaaaagagacagcgaggtcgagAAAAAATCCCGAACTCTCTGATCGAACTTCAGTCTGTTTTAACTTCGAGTCTGTCCGGACTTAGGATTTTTGGTTGACCTCGCTCTGGCTTTCTctataaatttatattttctaaGTCCCCAGTGCAAAGTCTCCAGTGATGTGCATTTCGTTCCATCATGTTTGatcctgataaaataatacaggtaagtttattggacagtgttccgtaatgttcaaataatgtgcaaaagttttcactttgctcgtttcagatgtcCAACTAAACTATGGATGggattccaacacaaaacatgcaacaacaagtgtcTGCGTCGTCATCAAGCATTATCCGCACCGCATCATACCGATAGTgaaaagtgagagtgagagtgatccAAAGAAAAGAGATAGAAAATATACCGTTTCGGAACCGACCAAATacacgaactattttatttggggtcgggaaagaagagaaagaaaatgggggaaTACGAAGAaagaggggacacatagaagagagggagagagacaaggggcacgctcgagagaGTTTTGATCGACGGCTGGCCCTTTGCGCCATTCGATGGCTCGGCGACGGCCCAGTACAAtttggcaaaagaaaatatgtACAGGACCGTCGCCGAGCCGTCGATGTCAACCGTGGATTTtcggctcgggcactcaaaattgttcactgggtcggtcgacactctctgggacactcttggcattacgaaagaacgaggagtgataagcgaaacgccggaccagacggactaatttgagtcgcttctttcgggtgaccaataaaggacttcaagatacggaacgttCGCGGTGTTTGATTATTACTAACACTACCCATTTATATGTTTAATAAAGCACAAAATGATAGAAGAGCCAGTTTTGGTACGAATAgcccaaggagcaactatgtccgtttttgtgtccgtttttgtgtccattGGACAGTCCGAAACAGCGTCAGTGGACTCATTTTCGACACCAAAATGGACTCATTTTCGTCACATGTCAAAATGGCCCATTTTATGGCAAagctttgttgaaaattatagcGCATGTCtaatattcaaaattattatagcaaaccagtaaaattatttttcattatgtaattatttatttatttattttaaaagtacAAACTTAGttcgttacccagcgacgaacgcacaatcgccgggttCACAATATTACTAACTATTACTACGCACGCATTGCATTACAATCTATTGGTTacaaacaccaaaaagtggatattcttccacacgatctgcgaggcgcgttaaaagaacaaacaaccagttAAGACTatgaacttttgacagctgcgtggtgcacgttacgaagtggccactggtcATCTGGTAAACTGCGTGCGTACCTCTTccacgttcgatccgatcggtcgtgtgaaccacctcgttcatcacaaactggtacagaatggtcgtcttgtcggcgttgtccagtcccaccatgacaagcttgtgttctaaaacgaaacatgaagTAAATAATCATTAGCAagttacaataaacattagcgctacaacggggaattggaacatcaaacgaaaaccattttacggttggccatttcagtataatgttacgtttgacgatcagtgaatccatgtggcccacaaacgacgatcagTGTCGCTAAAAAACCAGATTAAACAAACTATAATTGCTCGCTGGCGGCATTTTTGGGGTATTTGTCACGGGTTACGAACACCGCGTTTTGGCGTGAACCCACTATCAGTGCTCAAAACAGGTCCccttcgtcgctaacgacctcACAGCAAAGGGCCCACACAGTCAGCTGCAGCATTACCACTGATCCACTGATTCACAATCCACTGAACCGAACTactgattgatagattatCTCACGCATGACCGTACAATTGCTTTGGCGCAGGAATGTCTGCAACACCCTCGCCACGCATACCACTTTTCTTGTCATACCTCTTTGtccagttggttggctggattccctggcagttgctgcgcacatcgttctcattcaattccaagtcatccagcacTCGTCTAACCTGCAACGAAAAGGATGCTCATTTCactaaatacatttctttacaccttacttacctttataatgtttgaactgattcgaaacatatcgccgcacaccaaatgctcgttccaaaaccaaatgaatggcaataCACCATTCATTTATGCCGTCGGGTACAGTCGCTGTGTATgtatctggcggcagcggggtTCGGCCAGGTACGCTTGACGAcgtttttactatttgtcGATGGACCAAGTACGGAGCTGAAATAGAACAagacatcaatcggtgcacaaAACTAGAATTATTTAAACGATTAGTTTGACCCATAACACGGAACAACcaacgaaataaacgaaacgaactacactgacccgccgtcgccgtctactgcgtaaaatgtttggcaaacacacataacacacatacacaccggtgcaccgttctaatgtaaacaaacaaatcgaatctgTTAGTTTATTCGCCATAAAATAAGCGTTGTTATAACGGTCAGCTTTGAAGTGTCCTTTCTGCTGACGATACGGACTCTTatcgtcgttagagtgtccttttgccgacgaccgGACTGATTTCGTCACATTAACGACGACTATAGTCCGtatcgtcggcaaaagggacactctaacgacgactagtgtccgttttggtgtCCGTGTCGTCGGTGCGCCGACGATTCGACAgatcgtggctccttgggagGTCTCTCCGGAATTTAGTTGAGTCACAACCAAATGTGTAACGCAGGTAACGCCGTTTTAAACCCTTCGATGCTTGGTCGCGCCGTACCCAAACAAAGGCACCGCCGACACTAACACCAGCACACCTCGTGTGGGTTCTTTTCTACGGCGTTACGGCGCCGTGCGGTCATTTAGTTGGTTGAATTTGCCGCAACAATAACTACGCACCTGTGGAGGGCGCAGCGCCCGCAAACGCATCCATCTTCATACACTTCATTTGATCCGGTAAGTTTGTGATACAGGTCACTCTTGCCAATCGGCCGCTAGGAAAGGTCAATTTCTGTGGTCAATCGGTCGGTGCACGTGAACGCACCTTACTCGCAGATGAGTGtgttatttttcttctgccaaCGCTATCTCGGTCAGGGGAGCTTCTTATCATTAAACCCACCATTCCGTAGAGTGGCTGCGATAAGCACGAACGCTTGCCACCCGAAACACACCAGAAAGCGACATAAATACTCTTCGTTCTCCGCGATACATTATGTAAGTTGCTGACACAATTGGCCCATGGGACGGGCTGCTTGACCACCGTGAATTCCCAGGA
Coding sequences within it:
- the LOC128276122 gene encoding membrane-bound alkaline phosphatase-like; translation: MQREEFNIETSSRAERNGPQIVASNDAEDDHGWSRKRFVPQPCGVLRHQVFVGILIAIVLGIIFICVAFMIAFENEEQLVATVDLHSVKLPPAQAVWFAANLDELYNAVRVSQNARRAKNVVLFVALNQTRHGPSSELDYRPVWESFPHLALLRAAQGQREPFDPTAIFCGIETQPQTLGLDSSVQGPWDVCVEGGGGINETQRASSIVDWAQAVGRRTGLVTNGEIVHAFPASLYAHTPNTDWTYASPDSKRCETIQSQLSGGSTGRQLNVIAGSMQGCPGAGDCQRAFERRWENQKQDEGEEYRVCTDSVTDLLTVDEVPKHALALYDQQTLAAKGSFHDLTVGAVRMMDSSEGFLLIAIVDPSVAVSLTELDSTVQETLRKLSDSRDDSLVVVITASSGDRWAAVHATGPMAHLLHRVHNQTYVAHFVSYAARIGRFRDTDLANFVLEIF
- the LOC128269074 gene encoding eukaryotic translation initiation factor 5, producing the protein MATVNVNRNVTDIFYRYKMPRINAKVEGKGNGIKTVIVNMAEVARAIGRPATYPTKYFGCELGAQTQFDYKNERFIVNGSHDATKLQDLLDGFIRKFVLCPECDNPETDLIVSSKKGTIAQGCKACGFHGPLEVNHKVNTFIIKNPPNVNPASQGASLTEGKRSKRAKKVGENGEESAGNLNTTNGGADEANGDESPNESMSTSAITATVKTHEEEDVSWTVDTSEEAVRARMQDLTDGAKNMTVSDDFDKTEKERMDIFYVLVKRKRDAGELDNVQVHKELVTEASRLDIQSKATLVLAELLFSANIIQEVRKYRNLLLRFTHEDKKAQKYFIGGLEQIISLHAEELMPKVPGILKLFYDSDVLDEKVILDWSQKVSKKYVSKEIAGQIHERAKPFIQWLQEAEEEESSEDENDSDVEIEYDDRAKVDSLRKGPAKPDPKKAAAAAVQHDDEDGDDLNIDDI